A region of Plantactinospora sp. BC1 DNA encodes the following proteins:
- a CDS encoding M23 family metallopeptidase produces MFKALMILHRCCWLAFLVILVAGFFLDFTSLWGWLAIALAIALRVVMGRMLARAQARVSDSPVEVDPPVVGRWTALNSPASKVPSHGVRAYGQAYAIDLVAEPADRPRPRFGWWPPVRRNRDFPGFGAPLLAVADGTVLRAVDRNRDHLSRNSYPALLYLVFEGLFREIAGPGQILGNHLILDLGNGRYAAYAHLRRGSLLVRPGDRVRTGQPVAECGNSGNSTEPHVHFQLMDNPDLDVARGIPFTWREIGVPANGEVFSVGTAATT; encoded by the coding sequence ATGTTCAAGGCACTGATGATCCTGCACCGCTGCTGCTGGCTGGCGTTCCTGGTGATCCTGGTCGCCGGCTTCTTCCTCGACTTCACCTCACTGTGGGGCTGGCTGGCGATCGCGCTCGCCATCGCGCTGCGGGTGGTGATGGGGCGGATGCTCGCCAGGGCGCAGGCGCGGGTCTCCGACTCGCCGGTCGAGGTCGACCCACCGGTGGTGGGGCGCTGGACGGCGCTGAACAGCCCGGCCAGCAAGGTACCGAGCCACGGGGTGCGCGCCTACGGGCAGGCGTACGCGATCGACCTGGTCGCGGAGCCGGCGGACCGGCCACGTCCGCGCTTCGGCTGGTGGCCGCCGGTCCGGCGCAACCGGGACTTCCCCGGTTTCGGCGCACCGCTGCTGGCGGTCGCCGACGGCACCGTGCTGCGTGCCGTCGACCGCAACCGGGACCATCTCAGCCGCAACTCGTACCCGGCCCTGCTCTACCTCGTCTTCGAGGGACTGTTCCGGGAGATCGCCGGCCCCGGCCAGATTCTCGGCAACCACCTGATCCTGGACCTCGGCAACGGCCGGTACGCCGCGTACGCGCACCTGCGGCGGGGTTCGCTGCTCGTCCGCCCGGGCGACCGGGTACGAACCGGCCAGCCGGTGGCGGAGTGCGGGAATTCCGGCAACTCGACCGAACCGCATGTCCACTTCCAGTTGATGGACAATCCGGATCTGGACGTCGCCCGGGGAATTCCATTCACGTGGCGGGAAATCGGCGTTCCGGCCAACGGAGAGGTCTTCTCGGTCGGCACCGCCGCGACTACCTGA